Proteins encoded in a region of the Anopheles aquasalis chromosome 2, idAnoAquaMG_Q_19, whole genome shotgun sequence genome:
- the LOC126581780 gene encoding LOW QUALITY PROTEIN: tyramine receptor 1 (The sequence of the model RefSeq protein was modified relative to this genomic sequence to represent the inferred CDS: inserted 2 bases in 1 codon; deleted 2 bases in 1 codon): MATVRWYAGPAGGPFDGTMTTTTTTMTTATSSGDGLLAIMVGNGTDLMEDEVLLLDGGCPKPDETLYPSMIGIDLAVPQWEAIGTALILTLIIIITIVGNILVILSVFTYKPLRIVQNFFIVSLAVADLTVAILVLPLNVAYSLLGRWEFGIHVCKMWLTSDVLCCTASILNLCAIALDRYWAITDPINYAQKRTLERVLALIAGVWVLSLLISSPPLIGWNDWPDEFSSEFPCQLTSNQGYVIYSSLGSFFIPLAIMTIVYIEIYIATRRRLRERAQASKINTLASRSIGMVTTGAGGAGGATGAADKDSKHHHHHHQQQQQQQQHHAHHHPQADQESISSETNNHNEHTSVGPPPADGCSEPLASRSKSRSKVSRFGAYFGRALGRGGAGGAGRGRAGSSSSSSGNNNNSSSNRKHRKQIGDDGAAAASSGRLLTMHHREEDSVTDNPDNSGSGESAKILVEQPPPEQTPEAPALASNCDTPAPAPAPAPAPAPSDLDAAAAAVKNGTSARTVVVGFAESTTELGPGAALTTDXGTESGTESGTGGPGPSRLKQSFRKPGGINQFIEEKQKISLSKERRAARTLGIIMGVFVVCWLPFFLMYVILPFCPSCCPTNKLINFITWLGYINSALNPIIYTIFNLDYRRAFKRLLGIKQ; the protein is encoded by the exons ATGGCCACCGTGCGCTGGTACGCTGGTCCTGCTGGTGGACCGTTTGAcggaacgatgacgacgacgacgacgacgatgacgacggcgacctcGTCCGGAGACGGATTGTTAGCAATCATGGTAGGCAATGGAACGGATCTAATGGAGGACGAAGTTTTATTGCTGGATGGTGGCTGTCCAAAGCCCGACGAGACGCTCTACCCAAGCATGATTGGCATCGATCTGGCAGTGCCACAGTGGGAAGCCATCGGGACCGCCCTCATCCtcaccctcatcatcatcatcacgatcgtcGGCAACATACTGGTGATCCTGAGCGTATTCACCTACAAACCACTGCGGATCGTACAGAACTTCTTCATCGTCTCCCTTGCGGTGGCCGATCTGACAGTCGCCATCTTGGTATTACCCCTGAACGTCGCCTACTCCCTACTCGGCCGCTGGGAGTTTGGAATTCACGTGTGCAAAATGTGGCTCACCTCGGATGTGCTCTGCTGTACGGCGTCCATTTTGAACCTGTGTGCGATCGCCCTGGATCGCTACTGGGCCATTACCGATCCGATCAACTACGCCCAGAAGCGCACCCTGGAGCGGGTGCTGGCGTTGATAGCGGGCGTCTGGGTGCTGTCGCTGCTCATCAGCTCACCACCACTGATCGGCTGGAATGACTGGCCGGACGAGTTCTCGAGCGAGTTCCCGTGTCAATTAACGAGCAACCAGGGCTACGTCATCTACTCGTCGCTCGGTTCCTTCTTCATCCCGCTCGCCATCATGACCATCGTGTACATCGAAATCTACATCGCGACCCGGCGCCGGCTCCGGGAGCGAGCGCAAGCGTCCAAGATTAACACGCTGGCATCGCGCAGCATCGGTATGGTGACGACCGGTGCAGGTGGTGCCGGCGGTgcaactggtgctgctgataaggacagcaaacaccaccatcatcatcatcagcagcagcagcaacaacagcaacaccatgcacaccatcatccgcaGGCGGATCAGGAGTCGATCAGCAGTGAAACGAACAACCACAACGAACACACCTCGGTtggtccaccaccggccgaCGGTTGCAGCGAACCGCTGGCCTCCCGGAGCAAAAGCCGAAGCAAAGTGAGTCGTTTCGGGGCGTACTTTGGCCGAGCActtggccgtggtggtgctggtggtgctggtcgggGTAGAgctggcagcagtagcagtagcagcggtaacaacaacaacagcagcagcaaccgcaagcaccggaagcagatcggtgatgatggtgcagcggCCGCCAGTTCCGGGCGTCTGCTGACGATGCATCATCGCGAGGAGGACTCGGTGACGGACAATCCGGACAATTCGGGTTCGGGTGAAAGTGCCAAGATCCTCGTCGAGCAACCGCCCCCCGAACAGACGCCTGAGGCACCAGCACTGGCCTCCAACTGTGATactccagcgccagcgccagcgccagcgccagcgccagcgccatcggATCTGGAtgcggctgcagcggcggtCAAGAATGGGACGAGCGCTCGCACCGTGGTCGTTGGGTTCGCCGAATCAACGACCGAGCTGGGACCGGGAGCGGCTTTAACCACGGA CGGGACCGAGAGCGGGACCGAGAGCGGAACCGGGGGCCCCGGACCGTCG CGATTGAAACAATCGTTCCGCAAGCCGGGCGGCATTAATCAGTTTAtcgaggagaagcagaagatctCGCTGTCGAAGGAACGGCGGGCGGCCCGGACGCTCGGCATCATCATGGGCGTGTTCGTCGTCTGCTGGCTGCCCTTCTTCCTCATGTACGTCATCCTGCCCTTCTGTCCCAGCTGCTGTCCCACCAATAAGTTGATTAACTTTATCACTTGGCTGGGCTACATCAACTCGGCGCTCAACCCGATTATTTATACAATATTCAATTTAGACTACCGGCGGGCGTTCAAGCGCCTGCTCGGCATCAAACAGTGA